In the Triticum aestivum cultivar Chinese Spring chromosome 2B, IWGSC CS RefSeq v2.1, whole genome shotgun sequence genome, TGTACATATGTGTGAGCAATCGCCACGCTTGTAATTGACCGGTGGAGGCATCTTTGCCTTtccttctttaatatatgatatgcacactcgtgcatattcgagaaaaaaaaaacATGTGGCAATTATTTTCCTCCCTCTCTATGCATCACCCAAATCCCCTTCTTTCTTTTTCCCTATTTTTAGTGATTCCTACGCATTCTTATGCATCAACTACTCGCACCAACCCAACCCAGAAGCTTAGCTCAACTCTAGGATAGAATATGGCAGATCTGGTGTACTTTGACGGACAAATTTGAATACACACAAATCCGTGGTGTGTTTGTCATGATAGTGTGGATCTAGTCGCCATGTTCATGGGCAATCTGCAATTTCACTTTTCTGGACAGAAGAAGGACGAGAAACAGGAGGAGATCAGAGATCAACCTGTTAGCTCGTCGtcgcgggggtgggggtggcggtgcgggtgggggtggggaggcGCTAGAGATCTGGTCTGGTGGTGGGGGCGGGGTCGTCTCCGTCAGGACGTGCGGCACAACCCCACTAAATGCCGctcgtgtggcagttatcggcgtccttCACAAATAGGGTTTCATTTCACAAATCCATGTGGCTGCAAACGAGGAAATTAGATTTGGAATCCAAATCCCACCAAATCAAATCCTTTGCGGAACGTGTTTTAGTTTCGTTCCTACCAAATGCGAGCTGTTGCCGGAAACGGCTTCGGACTGCAACGAACGCTGCAATCCGAGTTCGACTACACACCGTCTCCCTCTCCCATCAATCACCACGCAGATAAAAGCAAGACCTCTCTACATCTTCGTTCAAGTCGATTGATTTAGTTCTGCTCTATTAGCAGCCTACAAACAATGGCGTCCCCGATCTTCCTGGTTGGCCCGACGCCGGCGGACCACGAGAGCACGACGCAGCTCGAGAAGCACCTGTGTGAAGCTGGCCTGCACGAGAGCGCTGAGGAGACGGCTGCCCGCGAGGATGTGTTGCGCGACCTCCAGGGCATCGTCGACCGCTGGGTGAAGCGGCTCACGGCTCAGCGAGAGTACCCCGACGGCATGGCCGAGCATGCGACCGCCCTGCTGCTCCCCTTCGGCTCGTACCGCCTCGGCGTCCATGGCCGCGGCTCTGACATCGACGCCCTCGTCGTCGGGCCCGCCTATGTTGACCGCCACCACGACTTCTTCGACGTGCTGGGCGGCGTGCTGGCCGAGACCGAGGCGGTGACGGAGCTACAGTTGGTTCCCGGCGCGTACGTGCCGGTCATCAAGATGAGGTTCCGCGGCGTCCAGGTGGACCTCCTCTACGCCAGCGTCTGCCTCCCGGCGGTGCCCAGCGACCTGGACCTGCGCGGCCGCTCCGTTCTCCGCGGCCTGGACATGGCCACCGTCCGCAGCCTCAACGGCGTCCGCGTTGCCGACGAGATCATGCGGCTGGTCCCGGACGCCGGCGCCTTCCGCACGACGCTGCGCTGCGTCAAGCATTGGGCCGAGGCGAGGGGCATCTACTCCAACGCCATGGGCTTCGTCGGCGGCGTGGGGTGGGCCATCCTCGTGGCGCGCGTGTGCCAGCTCTACCCCAACGCCGCGCCCAGCATGCTCGTGCCGCGCTTCTTTCGGATCTTCTCGCAGTGGAAGTGGCCCAGCCCGGTGATGCTGCGGGACATCGagcacgacgacgacggcggcgagatGCCGCTTGGGCTCCCCGTGTGGGACCCGCGGAGGAACCCCCGGGACGGGAGCCACCTCATGCCCGTCATCACGCCGGCATACCCGTGCATGAACTCGTGCTACAACGTCTCCCGCGCCACCCTGCGAACCATGACAGCGGAGTTCGAGGCGGCGCACAAGGTTTGCCAGGAGATCGCCGTGGCCGGCGCGTGGGACGCGCTGTTCAGGCCGTTCAATTTCTTCAAGGCGTACAAAAGCTACCTGCGGGTGGACGTGAAGgtggccggcggggaggaggatctCCGGGAGTGGAAGGGGTGGGTGGAGTCGCGGCTGAGGCAGCTGGTGGTCAGGGTCGAGATGGCCACGGCCGGCATACTGCTCTGCCATCCGCACCCGCACGCCTACGCCGCCAAGCCCCATGATGATGATCGGCGGCGGTCGTCCTCCTTCTTCGTGGGCCTGTCCAAGCCGGCACCGTCGccacagcaacagcagcagccgcCGCAGTTCGACCTGCGCCTGACGACGCAGGAGTTCAAGGACGAGGTGTACACGTACGCGTTCTGGAGGCCTGGCATGGAGCTGGACGTCTCGCACACCCGAAGGAAGGACCTGCCGCCCTATGTGCTGGAGCAGATTCTCTCCACTGATCGTCTCAAGAGGAAGCGCCCCGACGATGATTCCGGCAAATCCGAGTCGAGCCCGGTCaagagggcggcggcggcaggcagaATCGGGTCTTCACCAGAGAGCGAGACTTAAAAGAGAAATGACGTGCTCCTCTTCTAGCAGCAGCACACAGATAGCACTGATGATTCAGGACAAGGCGTCATGATCTGTGGAAAACAGCTATAATCAGGCACAGACAGTGCTCAAGTGTACTGCGTGCAGAAATAACTGTTATTGATGAATACCTACAAGTTAGGAGTTGGTAATTAGTAAGAGAACCCTACCTATTCTAAGTAACAATCGAATGCTTCATGATGTGATTGAGAATCCATTGTATTGCGACCTGAGAACGATGTTTTTTAGCATATATATAAATAATGCAAATTCTCTTGAGATAATCATTTAGCCCATGTTGAAAtggtttttctcttcttctcctctttaaGGAGCTGTGCTGTAATTTTGGTGGTTCAGAATCGTTGTTTGAACGAATTTAATGTGAATACTTACATTGCTTACCAGTTACCGTGCGAAGTAACATGATGAATCTACTTTAACTGTGGGGTCTAAAGAAGAGGAAGGTCTGTTAACTTCAATTTGCTAGAACATTGGCAAAAACATGACAGCGACAGCGAGACTCAAAAAAATGACAAGGCGTCTTGTGACAACATA is a window encoding:
- the LOC123041476 gene encoding nuclear poly(A) polymerase 4, producing MASPIFLVGPTPADHESTTQLEKHLCEAGLHESAEETAAREDVLRDLQGIVDRWVKRLTAQREYPDGMAEHATALLLPFGSYRLGVHGRGSDIDALVVGPAYVDRHHDFFDVLGGVLAETEAVTELQLVPGAYVPVIKMRFRGVQVDLLYASVCLPAVPSDLDLRGRSVLRGLDMATVRSLNGVRVADEIMRLVPDAGAFRTTLRCVKHWAEARGIYSNAMGFVGGVGWAILVARVCQLYPNAAPSMLVPRFFRIFSQWKWPSPVMLRDIEHDDDGGEMPLGLPVWDPRRNPRDGSHLMPVITPAYPCMNSCYNVSRATLRTMTAEFEAAHKVCQEIAVAGAWDALFRPFNFFKAYKSYLRVDVKVAGGEEDLREWKGWVESRLRQLVVRVEMATAGILLCHPHPHAYAAKPHDDDRRRSSSFFVGLSKPAPSPQQQQQPPQFDLRLTTQEFKDEVYTYAFWRPGMELDVSHTRRKDLPPYVLEQILSTDRLKRKRPDDDSGKSESSPVKRAAAAGRIGSSPESET